A window of the Microplitis mediator isolate UGA2020A chromosome 5, iyMicMedi2.1, whole genome shotgun sequence genome harbors these coding sequences:
- the LOC130668018 gene encoding multidrug resistance-associated protein 1 isoform X4: MENNSMDQFCGSTFWDSNLTWYTEDPEITPCFQKSVLVWAPCIFLWVFSLLETYYLINSKRKNIPYTWKFISKGVLTIVLIVLSVVDLAVAIHNSNYTTVFNVDYYTPFIKIITFGLALLLMHYNRKCGMRTSGLLFLFWFLLACFGAVQFRSLIRDYNNQPELPYSFVSYMIYYPVVLVLLLLNFLVDAEPKFSRYGQVERPCPEQAASYPSRILFAWFDALAWKGFKKPLTTSDLWSMNPEDTAAEIVPKFNKYWTRNIQKCDKLCCNYCSQGTKASFRKASGQVDFDSTRKRKVASVIIPLYKIFGPTLLFGGLLKLSQDIMTFISPLVLGLLINFVSGKEEMWKGYFYSVLLLLTAISQTLVLSQYFNRMFIVGMRMRTALVAAIYRKALRMSNAARKESTVGEIVNLMSVDAQRFMDLMPYINMIWSAPLQIGVALYFLWGELNAAVFAGLAVMIVLIPINAFIANKVKTLQIKQMKSKDERVKLMNEVLNGIKVLKLYAWEPSFEQQILKIRSKEIKVLKEAAYLNAGTSFIWSCAPFLVSFVSFATYVYIDPANVLDSKKAFVSLSLFNILRFPLSMLPMVISNFVQAMVSIKRINAYMNGEELDPNNVQHDQSELHPLIIENGTFIWDSETSDKPTLKNINLQVQQGQLVAVVGTVGSGKSSLISAFLGEMERISGRVNTKGSIAYVAQQAWIQNATLQDNILFGKPMDKALYAKVIDACALGLDIKMLPAGDQTEIGEKGINLSGGQKQRVALARAVYTDCDIYFLDDPLSAVDSHVGKHIFENVIGPSGLLKKKTRVLVTHGITYLPEIDNIVVLKDGEITESGTYKQLMEKRGAFADFLIQHLQEVKPEDVPETELTEIKQQLESTIGPEELQQKLTKARSRLSITHSESGSIDQKSLTGSLHRQQSIDSQKSVNIMRSSSIKDNSLTVKAGEKIIEAEKTETGSVKLRVYAHYLKSIGWFLSISTIIMNAIFQSFSIGSNIWISDWSNDKTVVVNGTVDDTKKLTYVSVYGALGLGQVLSVVFSSMFIYVGTLRSSSAMMREALLNIMRAPSSFFDTVPTGRILSRFSGDVDVMDSKLPLSIVQWLPCCLRVIATLVVISYSTPIFISVIVPIGVIYYFIQRFYVATSRQLKRLESVSRSPIYSHFGESITGAQTIRAFNVQERFIYESERRVDFNQICYYPSIISNRWLAVRLEMLGNMIIFFAAIFSVLGRDSLSPGLVGLSISYALQITQTLNWLVRMTSDVETNIVAVERIKEYGETPQEAAWEIPSTAPPKDWPSEGCVEFRDYKVRYREGLDLVLNGISFAVNGGEKIGIVGRTGAGKSSLTLSLFRIIEAAGGKIFIDGIDISELGLHALRSRLTIIPQDPVLFSGTLRLNLDPFDSHTDEQIWQALEHAHLKTFAKTLPNGLMYSVSEGGDNLSVGQRQLICLARALLRKTKILILDEATAAVDLETDDLIQQTIKEEFKDSTVLTIAHRLNTIVDSDRVIVLDKGVITEFDKPEVLLQTPTSAFHSMAKDAGMVA, encoded by the exons ATGGAGAATAATTCTATGGACCAGTTTTGCGGCTCTACATTTTGg GATTCAAACTTAACTTGGTACACCGAGGACCCAGAGATAACGCCgtgttttcaaaaatcggtGCTGGTATGGGCACCGTGCATATTCCTCTGGGTATTTTCGTTGCTGGAAACGTATTATCTGATAAAcagcaaaagaaaaaatattcctTATACCTGGAAGTTTATTTCCAAAGGAGTACTTACAATTGTTCTTATAGTACTTAGTGTTGTTGATTTAGCAGTAGCGATACATAATAGCAATTATACGACAGTTTTCAATGTTGACTATTACACGCcgtttattaaaatcattacCTTT GGTTTAGCATTATTATTGATGCATTACAATAGGAAATGTGGGATGCGAACTTCTGGAttgttgtttttgttttgGTTCTTATTGGCCTGTTTTGGTGCCGTACAATTCAGAAGTCTTATCAGGGATTATAATAATCAA CCTGAGCTGCCTTACTCTTTTGTATCATACATGATATATTATCCAGTGGTATTGGTATTACTATTGCTCAATTTTCTTGTGGATGCAGAGCCGAAATTTTCGCGATACGGGCAGGTGGAAAGGCCATGTCCGGAGCAAGCTGCGTCGTATCCATCAAGAATATTGTTCGCTTGGTTCGATGCACTGGCGTGGAAGGGTTTCAAAAAGCCCTTGACTACCTCTGACTTGTGGTCAATGAACCCGGAGGATACGGCAGCGGAAATCGTTCCTAAGTTCAATAAATACTGGACgagaaatattcaaaaatgcgACAA GCTCTGTTGCAATTACTGTAg ccaGGGTACCAAGGCCTCATTTCGCAAAGCCTCGGGCCAGGTCGACTTCGACAGTACCCGGAAGAGAAAAGTCGCGTCTGTTATTATACCTCTATACAAAATATTTGGTCCAACTCTTCTTTTTGGCGGGTTACTTAAATTATCACAGGATATAATGACGTTTATCAGTCCTCTAGTATTAGg atTACTTATAAACTTTGTATCAGGAAAAGAAGAAATGTGGAagggttatttttattccgtTCTTCTTCTGCTAACAGCAATATCTCAAACATTAGTCTTGTCGCAGTACTTCAACCGAATGTTTATCGTGGGCATGAGAATGCGCACAGCCCTTGTCGCGGCTATTTATCGTAAAGCGCTCAGAATGTCAAATGCCGCACGTAAAGAATCAACAGTGGGTGaaatagttaatttgatgTCCGTGGATGCGCAACGATTCATGGACTTGATGCCCTACATCAACATGATCTGGTCAGCGCCTTTGCAAATCGGAGTTGCGCTTTACTTCCTCTGGGGTGAGCTAAATGCTGCTGTTTTTGCTGGTCTAGCTGTCATGATTGTTCTTATTCCAATAAACGCTTTTATCGCCAATAAAGTCAAGACTTTGCAGATAAAACAAATGAAGAGCAAAGACGAGAGAGTCAAACTTATGAATGAAGTATTAAACGGCATTAAAGTACTTAAATTATATGCATGGGAGCCGTCGTTTGAGCagcaaattttgaaaataagaagtaaagaaataaaagtcCTCAAAGAAGCGGCTTACCTCAACGCGGGAACAAGTTTTATATGGTCCTGCGCTCCGTTTTTAGTTTCTTTCGTGTCATTTGCTACCTATGTCTACATTGACCCGGCAAATGTCCTGGACAGCAAGAAAGCTTTTGTGTCTTTGAGTTTATTCAATATCCTGCGGTTCCCGCTGTCGATGCTACCCATGGTAATAAGCAACTTTGTACAGGCGATGGTTTCTATCAAGCGAATAAATGCATACATGAATGGGGAAGAATTAGATCCAAATAACGTTCAACATGATCAGTCAGAATTACACCCATTGATAATTGAGAATGGGACTTTCATCTGGGACTCGGAGACTTCGGACAAGCCTACGTTGAAGAACATAAACCTCCAAGTGCAGCAAGGACAGTTGGTGGCTGTTGTGGGGACAGTTGGATCGGGTAAGAGTTCACTGATATCGGCTTTCCTTGGAGAAATGGAACGAATAAGCGGAAGAGTCAACACCAAAGGATCAATAGCTTACGTTGCTCAGCAAGCATGGATCCAAAACGCAACTTTGCaagacaatattttatttgggAAACCCATGGACAAAGCTCTGTATGCCAAAGTAATTGATGCGTGTGCTCTTGGTCTGGATATCAAAATGCTGCCGGCTGGAGATCAAACGGAAATCGGCGAGAaaggaataaatttatctggTGGGCAAAAACAAAGAGTTGCTCTTGCTCGGGCTGTTTACACTGACTgcgatatttattttcttgatgATCCTCTCAGTGCCGTTGACTCTCATGTCGGaaagcatatttttgaaaatgtcaTTGGACCCAGTggtttgctaaaaaaaaagacacgTGTGCTTGTAACTCATGGTATTACTTACTTGCCGGAAATCGATAATATTGTTGTGTTAAAAGACGGCGAGATAACGGAAAGCGGGACATACAAACAGTTGATGGAAAAACGAGGAGCTTTTGCTGATTTTCTTATTCAACATCTTCAAGAAGTTAAGCCTGAGGATGTGCCGGAAACTGAGCTGACGGAAATTAAACAGCAACTTGAGTCGACTATCGGACCAGAAGAACTTCAACAGAAATTAACAAAAGCACGATCTAGATTGTCGATCACTCACAGCGAGTCTGGATCCATTGATCAGAAATCATTGACCGGTTCTTTACACAGACAACAATCCATAGACAGTCAAAAATCGGTTAATATCATGCGCAGTTCTAGCATCAAGGATAATTCACTTACCGTCAAAGCCGgtgagaaaataattgaagcTGAAAAAACAGAAACCGGAAGT GTAAAATTACGTGTCTACgctcattatttaaaatcaatcggTTGGTTTTTGTCAATATCGACAATAATAATGAACGCCATTTTCCAATCGTTCAGTATTGGATCAAACATCTGGATCAGTGACTGGTCTAATGACAAGACAGTTGTTGTCAATGGAACAGTTGATGACACTAAAAAACTTACGTATGTCTCTGTGTACGGAGCTCTAGGTCTAGGTCAAG TCCTATCTGTGGTATTCTCATCAATGTTTATATACGTTGGTACCCTGAGATCATCCTCAGCAATGATGCGTGAGGCTCTGCTCAACATAATGCGTGCTCCCAGTTCTTTCTTCGATACAGTACCCACCGGCCGGATACTAAGCCGTTTCAGTGGCGATGTAGACGTCATGGACTCAAAACTACCCTTATCCATTGTACAGTGGCTACCCTGTTGTTTGAGG GTGATTGCTACACTTGTAGTAATAAGTTACAGTACTCCGATATTTATATCGGTGATAGTACCTATTGGtgtcatttattatttcattcaacGTTTTTACGTTGCGACGTCACGTCAATTAAAACGTTTAGAATCAGTATCCAGATCTCCTATTTATTCTCATTTTGGTGAATCCATAAcag gTGCTCAAACAATACGTGCATTTAATGTACAAGAAAGATTTATCTATGAATCAGAACGTCGAGTTGATTTCAATCAAATTTGTTACTACCCAAGTATTATAAGTAATAG atGGCTGGCGGTGAGATTAGAAATGTTGGGCAacatgataatattttttgccgCAATATTTTCTGTACTTGGAAGAGACTCATTGAGTCCTGGTCTTGTTGGTCTGTCAATTAGTTACGCACTTCAGATAACGCAGACATTAAATTGGCTCGTGAGAATGACATCAGACGTCGAGACAAATATCGTCGCTGttgaaagaataaaagagtACGGAGAGACACCACAGGAAGCCGCATGGGAAATTCCTAGTACGGCTCCACCAAAAGATTGGCCTTCAGAAGGCTGCGTCGAGTTTCGTGACTACAAAGTCCGCTACCGAGAGGGTCTCGATCTTGTGCTCAACGGGATAAGTTTTGCCGTGAACGGCGGCGAGAAGATTGGAATTGTCGGCCGTACCGGAGCCGGCAAATCTTCTTTGACGTTGTCGCTATTCAGAATAATTGAGGCCGCTGGAGGTAAAATATTCATCGACGGCATCGACATATCCGAGCTCGGTCTCCATGCATTGAGATCAAGGCTCACAATTATTCCTCAGGACCCAGTTCTCTTCTCAGGCACTCTGCGTCTCAATTTGGATCCCTTTGACTCACACACTGATGAACAAATTTGGCAGGCGCTCGAACACGCGCACTTGAAAACGTTTGCCAAAACTCTTCCCAATGGACTCATGTACTCGGTGTCCGAGGGCGGGGACAATTTGAGCGTCGGTCAGCGGCAATTAATTTGTTTGGCTAGAGCTCTAttaagaaaaactaaaattctcATACTGGATGAGGCTACTGCTGCTGTGGATCTAGAGACAGACGATCTTATTCAACAGACTATCAAAGAAGAATTTAAAGACAGTACTGTTCTTACTATTGCTCACAGACTCAATACAATCGTTGATTCGGACAG GGTAATTGTTTTAGATAAAGGAGTTATAACAGAGTTCGATAAACCGGAAGTTTTATTGCAAACACCGACCAGCGCATTTCACAGTATGGCTAAAGACGCCGGAATGGTCGcgtaa
- the LOC130668018 gene encoding multidrug resistance-associated protein 1 isoform X3, producing the protein MENNSMDQFCGSTFWDSNLTWYTEDPEITPCFQKSVLVWAPCIFLWVFSLLETYYLINSKRKNIPYTWKFISKGVLTIVLIVLSVVDLAVAIHNSNYTTVFNVDYYTPFIKIITFGLALLLMHYNRKCGMRTSGLLFLFWFLLACFGAVQFRSLIRDYNNQPELPYSFVSYMIYYPVVLVLLLLNFLVDAEPKFSRYGQVERPCPEQAASYPSRILFAWFDALAWKGFKKPLTTSDLWSMNPEDTAAEIVPKFNKYWTRNIQKCDKLCCNYCSQGTKASFRKASGQVDFDSTRKRKVASVIIPLYKIFGPTLLFGGLLKLSQDIMTFISPLVLGLLINFVSGKEEMWKGYFYSVLLLLTAISQTLVLSQYFNRMFIVGMRMRTALVAAIYRKALRMSNAARKESTVGEIVNLMSVDAQRFMDLMPYINMIWSAPLQIGVALYFLWGELNAAVFAGLAVMIVLIPINAFIANKVKTLQIKQMKSKDERVKLMNEVLNGIKVLKLYAWEPSFEQQILKIRSKEIKVLKEAAYLNAGTSFIWSCAPFLVSFVSFATYVYIDPANVLDSKKAFVSLSLFNILRFPLSMLPMVISNFVQAMVSIKRINAYMNGEELDPNNVQHDQSELHPLIIENGTFIWDSETSDKPTLKNINLQVQQGQLVAVVGTVGSGKSSLISAFLGEMERISGRVNTKGSIAYVAQQAWIQNATLQDNILFGKPMDKALYAKVIDACALGLDIKMLPAGDQTEIGEKGINLSGGQKQRVALARAVYTDCDIYFLDDPLSAVDSHVGKHIFENVIGPSGLLKKKTRVLVTHGITYLPEIDNIVVLKDGEITESGTYKQLMEKRGAFADFLIQHLQEVKPEDVPETELTEIKQQLESTIGPEELQQKLTKARSRLSITHSESGSIDQKSLTGSLHRQQSIDSQKSVNIMRSSSIKDNSLTVKAGEKIIEAEKTETGSVKLRVYAHYLKSIGWFLSISTIIMNAIFQSFSIGSNIWISDWSNDKTVVVNGTVDDTKKLTYVSVYGALGLGQAVTSFFCDLAPQLGCWLAARQMHLVMLRGVMRASLTFFDTTPTGRIISRFAKDVDVLDTSLPQQISDSFYCLFEVIATLVVISYSTPIFISVIVPIGVIYYFIQRFYVATSRQLKRLESVSRSPIYSHFGESITGAQTIRAFNVQERFIYESERRVDFNQICYYPSIISNRWLAVRLEMLGNMIIFFAAIFSVLGRDSLSPGLVGLSISYALQITQTLNWLVRMTSDVETNIVAVERIKEYGETPQEAAWEIPSTAPPKDWPSEGCVEFRDYKVRYREGLDLVLNGISFAVNGGEKIGIVGRTGAGKSSLTLSLFRIIEAAGGKIFIDGIDISELGLHALRSRLTIIPQDPVLFSGTLRLNLDPFDSHTDEQIWQALEHAHLKTFAKTLPNGLMYSVSEGGDNLSVGQRQLICLARALLRKTKILILDEATAAVDLETDDLIQQTIKEEFKDSTVLTIAHRLNTIVDSDRVIVLDKGVITEFDKPEVLLQTPTSAFHSMAKDAGMVA; encoded by the exons ATGGAGAATAATTCTATGGACCAGTTTTGCGGCTCTACATTTTGg GATTCAAACTTAACTTGGTACACCGAGGACCCAGAGATAACGCCgtgttttcaaaaatcggtGCTGGTATGGGCACCGTGCATATTCCTCTGGGTATTTTCGTTGCTGGAAACGTATTATCTGATAAAcagcaaaagaaaaaatattcctTATACCTGGAAGTTTATTTCCAAAGGAGTACTTACAATTGTTCTTATAGTACTTAGTGTTGTTGATTTAGCAGTAGCGATACATAATAGCAATTATACGACAGTTTTCAATGTTGACTATTACACGCcgtttattaaaatcattacCTTT GGTTTAGCATTATTATTGATGCATTACAATAGGAAATGTGGGATGCGAACTTCTGGAttgttgtttttgttttgGTTCTTATTGGCCTGTTTTGGTGCCGTACAATTCAGAAGTCTTATCAGGGATTATAATAATCAA CCTGAGCTGCCTTACTCTTTTGTATCATACATGATATATTATCCAGTGGTATTGGTATTACTATTGCTCAATTTTCTTGTGGATGCAGAGCCGAAATTTTCGCGATACGGGCAGGTGGAAAGGCCATGTCCGGAGCAAGCTGCGTCGTATCCATCAAGAATATTGTTCGCTTGGTTCGATGCACTGGCGTGGAAGGGTTTCAAAAAGCCCTTGACTACCTCTGACTTGTGGTCAATGAACCCGGAGGATACGGCAGCGGAAATCGTTCCTAAGTTCAATAAATACTGGACgagaaatattcaaaaatgcgACAA GCTCTGTTGCAATTACTGTAg ccaGGGTACCAAGGCCTCATTTCGCAAAGCCTCGGGCCAGGTCGACTTCGACAGTACCCGGAAGAGAAAAGTCGCGTCTGTTATTATACCTCTATACAAAATATTTGGTCCAACTCTTCTTTTTGGCGGGTTACTTAAATTATCACAGGATATAATGACGTTTATCAGTCCTCTAGTATTAGg atTACTTATAAACTTTGTATCAGGAAAAGAAGAAATGTGGAagggttatttttattccgtTCTTCTTCTGCTAACAGCAATATCTCAAACATTAGTCTTGTCGCAGTACTTCAACCGAATGTTTATCGTGGGCATGAGAATGCGCACAGCCCTTGTCGCGGCTATTTATCGTAAAGCGCTCAGAATGTCAAATGCCGCACGTAAAGAATCAACAGTGGGTGaaatagttaatttgatgTCCGTGGATGCGCAACGATTCATGGACTTGATGCCCTACATCAACATGATCTGGTCAGCGCCTTTGCAAATCGGAGTTGCGCTTTACTTCCTCTGGGGTGAGCTAAATGCTGCTGTTTTTGCTGGTCTAGCTGTCATGATTGTTCTTATTCCAATAAACGCTTTTATCGCCAATAAAGTCAAGACTTTGCAGATAAAACAAATGAAGAGCAAAGACGAGAGAGTCAAACTTATGAATGAAGTATTAAACGGCATTAAAGTACTTAAATTATATGCATGGGAGCCGTCGTTTGAGCagcaaattttgaaaataagaagtaaagaaataaaagtcCTCAAAGAAGCGGCTTACCTCAACGCGGGAACAAGTTTTATATGGTCCTGCGCTCCGTTTTTAGTTTCTTTCGTGTCATTTGCTACCTATGTCTACATTGACCCGGCAAATGTCCTGGACAGCAAGAAAGCTTTTGTGTCTTTGAGTTTATTCAATATCCTGCGGTTCCCGCTGTCGATGCTACCCATGGTAATAAGCAACTTTGTACAGGCGATGGTTTCTATCAAGCGAATAAATGCATACATGAATGGGGAAGAATTAGATCCAAATAACGTTCAACATGATCAGTCAGAATTACACCCATTGATAATTGAGAATGGGACTTTCATCTGGGACTCGGAGACTTCGGACAAGCCTACGTTGAAGAACATAAACCTCCAAGTGCAGCAAGGACAGTTGGTGGCTGTTGTGGGGACAGTTGGATCGGGTAAGAGTTCACTGATATCGGCTTTCCTTGGAGAAATGGAACGAATAAGCGGAAGAGTCAACACCAAAGGATCAATAGCTTACGTTGCTCAGCAAGCATGGATCCAAAACGCAACTTTGCaagacaatattttatttgggAAACCCATGGACAAAGCTCTGTATGCCAAAGTAATTGATGCGTGTGCTCTTGGTCTGGATATCAAAATGCTGCCGGCTGGAGATCAAACGGAAATCGGCGAGAaaggaataaatttatctggTGGGCAAAAACAAAGAGTTGCTCTTGCTCGGGCTGTTTACACTGACTgcgatatttattttcttgatgATCCTCTCAGTGCCGTTGACTCTCATGTCGGaaagcatatttttgaaaatgtcaTTGGACCCAGTggtttgctaaaaaaaaagacacgTGTGCTTGTAACTCATGGTATTACTTACTTGCCGGAAATCGATAATATTGTTGTGTTAAAAGACGGCGAGATAACGGAAAGCGGGACATACAAACAGTTGATGGAAAAACGAGGAGCTTTTGCTGATTTTCTTATTCAACATCTTCAAGAAGTTAAGCCTGAGGATGTGCCGGAAACTGAGCTGACGGAAATTAAACAGCAACTTGAGTCGACTATCGGACCAGAAGAACTTCAACAGAAATTAACAAAAGCACGATCTAGATTGTCGATCACTCACAGCGAGTCTGGATCCATTGATCAGAAATCATTGACCGGTTCTTTACACAGACAACAATCCATAGACAGTCAAAAATCGGTTAATATCATGCGCAGTTCTAGCATCAAGGATAATTCACTTACCGTCAAAGCCGgtgagaaaataattgaagcTGAAAAAACAGAAACCGGAAGT GTAAAATTACGTGTCTACgctcattatttaaaatcaatcggTTGGTTTTTGTCAATATCGACAATAATAATGAACGCCATTTTCCAATCGTTCAGTATTGGATCAAACATCTGGATCAGTGACTGGTCTAATGACAAGACAGTTGTTGTCAATGGAACAGTTGATGACACTAAAAAACTTACGTATGTCTCTGTGTACGGAGCTCTAGGTCTAGGTCAAG CGGTGACGAGTTTTTTCTGCGATTTGGCTCCACAGCTGGGCTGCTGGCTGGCTGCACGTCAGATGCATCTGGTAATGCTTCGGGGGGTAATGCGTGCATCATTGACCTTCTTTGATACTACTCCTACTGGTCGCATTATCTCCAGATTTGCTAAAGATGTCGACGTGCTGGACACTTCGCTTCCGCAGCAAATTTCTGATAGCTTCTATTGTCTGTTCGAG GTGATTGCTACACTTGTAGTAATAAGTTACAGTACTCCGATATTTATATCGGTGATAGTACCTATTGGtgtcatttattatttcattcaacGTTTTTACGTTGCGACGTCACGTCAATTAAAACGTTTAGAATCAGTATCCAGATCTCCTATTTATTCTCATTTTGGTGAATCCATAAcag gTGCTCAAACAATACGTGCATTTAATGTACAAGAAAGATTTATCTATGAATCAGAACGTCGAGTTGATTTCAATCAAATTTGTTACTACCCAAGTATTATAAGTAATAG atGGCTGGCGGTGAGATTAGAAATGTTGGGCAacatgataatattttttgccgCAATATTTTCTGTACTTGGAAGAGACTCATTGAGTCCTGGTCTTGTTGGTCTGTCAATTAGTTACGCACTTCAGATAACGCAGACATTAAATTGGCTCGTGAGAATGACATCAGACGTCGAGACAAATATCGTCGCTGttgaaagaataaaagagtACGGAGAGACACCACAGGAAGCCGCATGGGAAATTCCTAGTACGGCTCCACCAAAAGATTGGCCTTCAGAAGGCTGCGTCGAGTTTCGTGACTACAAAGTCCGCTACCGAGAGGGTCTCGATCTTGTGCTCAACGGGATAAGTTTTGCCGTGAACGGCGGCGAGAAGATTGGAATTGTCGGCCGTACCGGAGCCGGCAAATCTTCTTTGACGTTGTCGCTATTCAGAATAATTGAGGCCGCTGGAGGTAAAATATTCATCGACGGCATCGACATATCCGAGCTCGGTCTCCATGCATTGAGATCAAGGCTCACAATTATTCCTCAGGACCCAGTTCTCTTCTCAGGCACTCTGCGTCTCAATTTGGATCCCTTTGACTCACACACTGATGAACAAATTTGGCAGGCGCTCGAACACGCGCACTTGAAAACGTTTGCCAAAACTCTTCCCAATGGACTCATGTACTCGGTGTCCGAGGGCGGGGACAATTTGAGCGTCGGTCAGCGGCAATTAATTTGTTTGGCTAGAGCTCTAttaagaaaaactaaaattctcATACTGGATGAGGCTACTGCTGCTGTGGATCTAGAGACAGACGATCTTATTCAACAGACTATCAAAGAAGAATTTAAAGACAGTACTGTTCTTACTATTGCTCACAGACTCAATACAATCGTTGATTCGGACAG GGTAATTGTTTTAGATAAAGGAGTTATAACAGAGTTCGATAAACCGGAAGTTTTATTGCAAACACCGACCAGCGCATTTCACAGTATGGCTAAAGACGCCGGAATGGTCGcgtaa